The following proteins are encoded in a genomic region of Populus nigra chromosome 16, ddPopNigr1.1, whole genome shotgun sequence:
- the LOC133676366 gene encoding type IV inositol polyphosphate 5-phosphatase 9-like, with the protein MQTIKQEVMWPKFVANKFLRKMLGSNNIVADFPNSTETILELEETSSTSSDQASLISSRKYITGDQGKHKIFVGSWNVGGVAPPDDLNMEDWLCKHTDPADIYVLGFQEVVPLNAGNIVLGLENSKICSRWNSLIREALNNSISKHVQEDKVGEFYKVHPLKNHSTASLDKSSNNFPHCFDCITSKQMVGIFITVWVRNDLLPYMQHPSVSCVGCGIMGCLGNKGSVSVRFCLHETSFCFVCSHLASGGKKGDEKNRNDNAIEILSRTRFSRGPLRNLPRKILDHDQVIWLGDFNYRIYLPHTTTRSLVQKKEWNILLERDQLKAELMKGHVFQGWREGIIEFAPTYKYYQNSQVYYGCDQKRKGEKKRAPAWCDRIIWFGEGLKQKEYSRGEFRLSDHRPVRAIFVAEIEVPIDSRRLGSSFTGRFRCLKDHLEECFNEKISCNVDRTSFYSE; encoded by the exons ATGCAAACAATCAAGCAAGAA GTCATGTGGCCTAAGTTTGTGGCTAACAAGTTCTTGAGGAAGATGTTGGGTAGCAATAACATCGTTGCAGACTTTCCAAATTCAACAGAGACCATTTTAGAGCTAGAAGAAACTTCAAGTACTTCTTCAGATCAAGCCTCGCTAATCAGTTCCAGGAAATACATCACTGGTGATCAGGGAAAACACAA GATCTTTGTTGGTTCATGGAATGTTGGGGGCGTTGCACCACCTGACGATTTGAACATGGAAGATTGGTTATGCAAACATACTGACCCTGCTGACATCTATGTTCTTGG GTTCCAAGAAGTTGTGCCTCTCAATGCTGGAAACATTGTTCTAGGTCTCGAAAACAGCAAGATTTGTAGCAGATGGAATTCTCTTATTAGAGAAGCTCTTAACAATAGTATCTCAAAGCATGTTCAAGAAGATAAAGTGGGAGAGTTTTACAAAGTGCACCCCTTAAAAAATCATAGCACTGCTTCTCTCGACAAAAGCAGCAATAATTTTCCACACTGCTTTGATTGTATCACAAGCAAGCAAATGGTTGGGATTTTTATCACTGTTTGGGTTAGAAATGATCTCCTTCCATACATGCAACATCCTAGTGTCTCCTGTGTAGGCTGCGGCATCATGGGCTGCCTAGGAAATAAG GGATCGGTCTCAGTTAGGTTTTGCTTGCATGAAACAAGCTTCTGTTTCGTGTGTAGTCATCTGGCTTCTGGAGGGAAGAAAGGAGATGAAAAGAACAGAAATGATAACGCTATAGAAATTTTGTCACGTACAAGATTTTCTCGTGGTCCTTTGCGCAATTTGCCCCGCAAGATTCTTGATCATGA TCAGGTAATTTGGCTTGGAGATTTCAACTACAGGATATACCTGCCTCACACCACAACAAGATCTCTAGTCCAGAAAAAAGAATGGAATATTTTGTTAGAAAGGGATCAG CTCAAGGCGGAGCTCATGAAGGGTCATGTATTCCAAGGTTGGCGCGAAGGAATAATTGAATTTGCACCTACTTACAAGTACTATCAGAACTCACAGGTTTATTATGGCTGTGATCAGAAGAGGAAGGGTGAAAAGAAGCGTGCTCCTGCATG GTGTGATCGAATAATTTGGTTTGGAGAGGGACTGAAGCAGAAAGAATACAGCAGAGGTGAATTTAGATTGTCAGACCATAGACCTGTTCGCGCAATCTTCGTAGCAGAAATCGAAGTCCCAATTGATTCCAGGAGACTGGGAAGCTCCTTTACAGGCAGATTTCGCTGCTTAAAAGACCATCTTGAAGAGTGTTTTAATGAAAAGATATCATGTAATGTCGACAGAACAAGCTTCTATTCTGAATAA